Proteins co-encoded in one Candida albicans SC5314 chromosome 3, complete sequence genomic window:
- the CTN3 gene encoding carnitine O-acetyltransferase (Peroxisomal carnitine acetyl transferase; no obvious metabolic, hyphal, virulence defects in Ura+ strain; induced by macrophage engulfment, hyphal growth, starvation, nonfermentable carbon sources; rat catheter, Spider biofilm induced), with protein sequence MTQEQFYTFENEASLPKLPVPSLVSTTQQLLASLKPLLPQNEYATVVDEATEFVGNDIINLIQKHLVAISENENYTNYLNFVNDDKTPSIYGEIRGDILPRNPYLVLEEDPYSKTINPPNQAQRAANLVNSSLKFAITLRNETLKPDVTPKNGNALTMKCYMDLFGTTREPEQDDRGFDIRIKKYQHINDSRHILIISNNQFYTLEVLTEFDENEYQQTNSKHNIWFNDSELSKILQHIIDESNKVDAVNAIRNSVGSITTQTLKYWKFARLELEQSNTENLKLIDDALFVLILDSNTPVTDGEKTQVISHGTSVLSSDNVQIGTCTSRWYDKLQIVVTKNSVAGIVWESMTMDSTAILRFISDIYTDSVLKMAKNINGSEYTLFDPNITFASIGKDGNGVVKPEPKLLEFNKTKALQHVIHLSETRLADLLDQHEYMTHTIKLDSYLTTKFNLSVDSIMQVCFQIAYYSLYGRIVNTLEPITTRKFRDARTELVAVQNQSLANLVKLYITNASPSEKFEAFKKCCALHKTQYHDAMSGKGFERHLMTIVQVVKKPKVIARLNQVNTHLPPIPEDLCQAGINLPLLLNPSIDKLSSPELLVSNCGNPALRLFGITPAIDQGFGIGYIIHRDKVLITVCSKHRQTARYLDTFHRVVHDIKIRLRASSNFLLSISDSERRKNELQRLRIEHELSNVSLDIPTMKHPIPLTIGKSEISIDNIALKTARTGRATRSEEKSLGNNATDDSNVGVGGDEDEDEDDSKFELMGGYGYFDFGELELRSDEVSRNESYLNSQVQSNLSSAMSSRRHSFTNLQKIASRSHDSHLPQQLQQQQQQQKYDIKEKQSLSERIRDKLSHSQDTLSSVQSVLEEDVQKNEPTKKSSIGRSLDMSKLS encoded by the coding sequence ATGACACAGGAACAATTTTACACTTTTGAAAACGAAGCTAGCTTACCCAAATTGCCAGTACCCCTGTTAGTTTCTACAACACAACAATTGTTGGCTTCATTAAAACCTTTATTACCACAGAATGAATATGCCactgttgttgatgagGCAACAGAGTTTGTTGgaaatgatattattaatttaattcaaaaacaTCTTGTTGCCATTtctgaaaatgaaaactaCACCAACTACTTAAATTTTGTTAATGACGATAAAACCCCATCAATATATGGAGAGATTAGAGGTGATATATTACCTAGAAACCCTTACCTTGTATTGGAAGAAGACCCCTATTCGAAAACAATCAATCCTCCAAATCAAGCCCAACGTGCAGCAAATTTGGTCAATTCAAGTTTGAAGTTTGCGATTACGTTGAGAAACGAGACTTTGAAACCTGATGTGACCCCGAAGAATGGAAACGCATTAACTATGAAATGCTATATGGATTTGTTCGGTACTACAAGAGAACCTGAGCAAGACGATCGTGGCTTTGATattagaattaaaaaataccAACACATTAACGATTCGAGACACATTTTAATcatttcaaataatcagTTTTATACACTTGAGGTGCTCActgaatttgatgaaaatgagTACCAACAAACCAATTCAAAACATAATATCTGGTTCAACGATTCAGaactttcaaaaattttgcAACACATAATTGACGAGTCAAACAAAGTTGATGCAGTAAACGCAATTAGAAACTCCGTTGGGTCAATCACTACCCAGACTTTGAAGTATTGGAAGTTTGCTCGATTAGAGTTGGAACAATCAAATACcgaaaatttgaaactaaTTGATGATGCCTTGTTTGTATTGATTTTGGACTCCAATACTCCGGTCACTGACGGTGAAAAGACTCAGGTCATATCCCATGGTACGTCGGTTTTATCCCTGGACAATGTGCAAATTGGTACTTGTACATCACGTTGGTATGATAAGTTGCAAATTGTCGTGACTAAAAACTCTGTTGCTGGGATTGTTTGGGAATCAATGACCATGGATAGCACAGCAATTTTACGATTTATCAGTGACATTTATACAGACTCAGTGTTGAAAATGGCCAAGAACATCAATGGTTCTGAATATACCTTATTTGATCCTAACATTACTTTTGCCTCAATTGGTAAAGATGGTAATGGTGTGGTGAAACCTGAACCAAAACTACTTGAATTTAACAAGACCAAGGCATTACAACATGTCATTCATCTTTCCGAAACCAGGTTGGCCGACTTGCTCGATCAACACGAGTATATGACTCATACCATCAAACTTGATTCATATTTGACAACCAAATTCAATCTTTCGGTTGATTCCATTATGCAAGTCTGTTTTCAGATTGCCTATTACTCTTTGTATGGTCGAATTGTTAATACATTGGAACCAATCACTACAAGAAAGTTTCGTGACGCAAGAACTGAATTAGTGGCCgttcaaaatcaatcacTTGCCAATTTGGTTAAACTTTACATCACCAATGCTAGTCCACTGGAGAAATTTGAGGCATTCAAGAAATGTTGTGCTTTGCATAAAACACAGTATCATGATGCCATGCTGGGTAAAGGGTTCGAAAGACACTTGATGACAATTGTCCAAGTGGTTAAGAAACCAAAAGTAATAGCTCGTTTAAATCAAGTTAATACTCATTTACCACCAATCCCAGAAGATTTATGTCAAGCTGGAATCAATTTGccattattgttaaatccatcaattgataaattactGAGTCCTGAATTGttggtttcaaattgtGGCAATCCGGCATTACGATTATTTGGAATAACCCCTGCTATTGATCAAGGATTTGGTATTGGGTATATTATCCACCGTGATAAAGTTTTAATTACTGTCTGCTCCAAACATAGACAGACAGCAAGATATTTGGATACTTTCCATCGAGTGGTTCATGATATAAAAATCCGCTTACGTGCCAGTAGCaactttttattatcaatcaGTGATTCCGAACGAAGAAAAAATGAACTTCAAAGATTAAGAATTGAACATGAATTGAGTAATGTTTCTTTGGATATCCCCACAATGAAACACCCAATTCCGTTGACAATTGGTAAAAGTGAAATTTCGATTGATAATATTGCTCTTAAAACAGCCCGTACTGGCCGTGCCACGAGATCAGAAGAGAAGAGTTTAGGAAACAATGCCACTGATGACAGTAatgttggtgttggtggtgACGAAGACGAGGACGAGGACGATTCCAAATTTGAGTTGATGGGAGGTTATggatattttgattttggtgaattggaattgagATCAGATGAAGTTTCGAGAAATGAATCCTATTTGAACAGTCAAGTTCAATCGAATCTTTCCAGTGCCATGTCTTCAAGACGTCACTCCTTTACCAATTTGCAGAAGATTGCTAGTAGGTCACATGATAGCCACTTACCGCAACagttacaacaacaacaacaacaacaaaaatatgaTATCAAAGAGAAACAATCGCTTTCAGAAAGAATTAGAGATAAATTGTCACACAGTCAAGATACTTTATCTTCAGTACAGTCTGTTTTGGAAGAAGATGTTCAGAAAAATGAACCTACGAAGAAGAGTTCAATTGGTAGGTCATTAGACATGTCAAAACTTTcatga
- a CDS encoding uncharacterized protein (Ortholog(s) have chromatin binding activity, role in RNA polymerase II transcriptional preinitiation complex assembly and transcription factor TFIID complex localization), which translates to MIYNLYNTVETSLDDFWKLVVARYNSLVYLLVSKVALTRKSFTRIRMSTENVSISNNCCLRYFVSNMSSAPEQDTTIPPGTESPHTEHVVENEYQDDDYVSLDEEDEELIWRVFFQKLEKHNKKSNNNDSESDESEESEDTSEEEEEETGDEDFDEDDLSDLSDIDDPALVATYKALMSEKVNKNLGEEEQRRLLISNFTDDQMERFEAYRRMTVNKPGVKKICNGIVGHTIPQIIAVVMAGVSKSFLGEIISKAFEIQERNSKGRLLMDIETKKKQKREIISSLQRGEEIEVDERALKFEGDEIHPLQPEHIREAWRLYQLENSVFSGSRKRKMGDDGPFYV; encoded by the coding sequence ATGATATATAATCTTTATAATACTGTAGAAACTAGCTTGGATGATTTCTGGAAGCTTGTTGTTGCACGATATAATAGTCTTGTCTATCTTCTTGTGTCCAAAGTCGCGCTCACAAGAAAATCTTTCACAAGAATAAGGATGTCAACAGAAAACGTGAGTATTAGcaataattgttgtttgagGTATTTTGTTAGCAACATGCTGTCTGCACCAGAACAAGATACAACCATTCCGCCAGGTACTGAGAGTCCGCACACAGAGCATGTGgttgaaaatgaatatCAAGACGATGATTATGTGAGtttagatgaagaagatgaagaacTTATATGGAGGgtttttttccaaaaactAGAAAAGCACAACAAGAagagcaacaacaatgacTCTGAGCTGGACGAATCTGAAGAATCTGAAGACACTAGCGAggaagaggaggaggaaACTGGGGATGAGGATTTTGACGAAGATGATTTAAGTGATCTTTCGGATATTGACGACCCTGCTCTAGTGGCCACATATAAGGCTCTAATGTCTGAGAAAGTCAACAAGAATCTTGGCGAAGAAGAACAGAGAAGACTATTGATATCCAATTTTACTGACGATCAAATGGAGAGATTTGAAGCCTATAGACGTATGACTGTGAATAAGCCTGGTGTGAAGAAAATATGTAATGGTATAGTAGGCCACACAATCCCGCAAATAATTGCAGTTGTTATGGCAGGTGTTTCCAAACTGTTTCTTGGGGAAATTATCTCAAAAGCATTTGAAATACAGGAACGCAATTCTAAAGGTAGACTTCTAATGGACATtgaaacaaagaagaaacagaaGAGAGAGATTATCAGTAGTTTGCAAAGGGGAGAGGAAATTGAAGTAGATGAAAGAGCTTTGAAATTTGAGGGAGATGAGATCCACCCATTGCAACCAGAACATATACGTGAGGCATGGAGACTATACCAGCTTGAGAACAGTGTATTTTCTGGAAGTcggaaaagaaaaatgggAGACGATGGCCCTTTCTATGTTTAA
- the HTA1 gene encoding Hta1p (Histone H2A; repressed in fkh2 mutant; amphotericin B repressed; farnesol regulated; RNA abundance regulated by tyrosol and cell density; Hap43-induced gene; Spider biofilm repressed): MSGGKGKAGTSEKASTSRSAKAGLTFPVGRVHRLLRKGNYAQRIGSGAPVYLTSVLEYLAAEILELAGNAARDNKKSRIIPRHLQLAIRNDEELNKLLGDVTIAQGGVLPNIHQNLLPKKSGKGGVKASQEL, from the coding sequence atgtCAGGTGGTAAAGGTAAAGCAGGAACTTCCGAAAAAGCTTCAACTTCAAGATCAGCCAAAGCTGGTTTGACTTTCCCAGTCGGTAGAGTCCACAGATTGTTAAGAAAAGGTAACTACGCTCAGAGAATCGGTTCTGGTGCTCCAGTGTACTTGACTTCAGTCTTGGAATATTTAGCTGCtgaaattttggaattagCTGGTAACGCTGCCAGAGACAACAAGAAATCCAGAATAATCCCAAGACACTTACAATTGGCAATCAgaaatgatgaagaattaaacaaattgttgGGTGATGTCACCATCGCCCAAGGTGGTGTGTTACCAAACATCCATCAAAACTTGTTGCCAAAGAAATCAGGTAAAGGTGGTGTTAAGGCTTCTCAAGAATTGTAG
- the AAP1 gene encoding Aap1p (Putative amino acid permease; fungal-specific; possibly essential, disruptants not obtained by UAU1 method; Spider biofilm induced) yields the protein MISIDNANTGRRSTLSSTISSFDADRSLYNSTTSSTGSTSSSPYPRSYHPRDLLNSFIDSFKEFDYSTLPPVYNNITDQESQLQLNPANPNFDYSHFTQLERDALITASSPLSKRLKTRHLTWISLGASIGSGLLISSGSSLAHAGPLGLLIVWIFVGSVIFATMSSLAELATAFPVSGSFTTYVTLFVDKSISFAIAWNYALQWLVTFPLQLVAASLAIEYWTIKIHPAIFVTIFYVCIVFINLFGVYGYAEIEMVVSIIKVIAVIGFNILAIIIVTGGVPGQPYIGAKNWQGPQGGLFNTIEPFKQMCYIVSNVAFAYGGVELFGLAAVETASPKKSINRARKQIFYRLMVFYILSIVMIGFAVSYKTPELQDSGAFGTDINASPFVIAIKQAKIKALPSIMNGAVILTVLSVGNASVYASTRVLCAIGALQQGPKFLSFIDRSGRPMGCLIVQFAFGLLAYLICIPGKNVPAQIFDWLLSLSGLSALFTYISINVCQLRFNCALKHRARIPKDELLYVSPLWCSWYGIFAIIAILALQFWAALFPPGAGKADVESFFKIYLGGPILFLCWLGHKLYSYWYLNVPLTKFWLTVDEIDIDTGRRQIDLETIKQEIAEEKIVMESKPWWYRLYKTFC from the coding sequence ATGATATCTATAGATAACGCAAACACTGGGAGAAGATCTACTTTATCATCCACCATTTCCTCGTTTGATGCAGATAGGTCATTGTacaattcaacaacatcaagtACTGGGTCTACCAGCTCTTCTCCATATCCCAGATCTTATCATCCACGAGACCTCCTCAACAGTTTTATAGATTCATTTAAAGAATTCGATTACTCAACTTTACCACCAGTTTATAACAATATTACCGACCAGGAAAGTCAACTTCAACTCAATCCTGCTAATCCAAATTTCGACTATTCTCATTTCACACAATTAGAAAGAGATGCATTGATTACTGCAAGCTCACCATTGTCCAAACGATTGAAAACAAGACATTTGACATGGATATCATTAGGTGCATCAATTGGAAGCGGTCTACTTATATCTTCTGGTAGCTCATTGGCCCATGCTGGACCCTTGGGTTTATTGATTGTATGGATTTTTGTTGGGTCGGTTATATTTGCAACCATGTCAAGTTTAGCAGAACTAGCCACTGCATTCCCAGTGAGTGGTTCATTTACAACATATGTTACTTTATTCgttgataaatcaataagTTTTGCCATAGCATGGAATTACGCACTACAGTGGCTAGTAACATTTCCGTTACAATTAGTTGCTGCTTCTCTTGCCATTGAGTATTGGACAATCAAAATTCACCCAGCAATATTTGTCACCATCTTTTATGTCTGTATtgtttttatcaatttatttggAGTCTACGGCTATGcagaaattgaaatggTAGTTAGTATTATAAAAGTAATTGCTGTGATTGgattcaatattttggCAATCATAATTGTTACTGGTGGCGTCCCTGGACAACCATATATTGGTGCCAAAAATTGGCAGGGTCCACAAGGGGGACTATTCAATACAATTGAACCATTCAAACAAATGTGTTATATAGTATCCAATGTTGCGTTTGCCTATGGTGGTGTGGAATTGTTCGGATTGGCAGCTGTGGAAACGGCATCGCctaaaaaatcaatcaatcgTGCcagaaaacaaattttttatcgACTCATGgtgttttatattttgtcCATTGTTATGATTGGATTTGCTGTATCTTATAAAACCCCTGAATTACAAGATAGTGGTGCTTTTGGTACTGATATCAATGCTTCACCTTTTGTTATTGCCATCAAGCAAGCGAAAATAAAGGCATTGCCGTCAATAATGAATGGGGCAGTTATTCTTACAGTGCTTTCTGTTGGAAATGCCTCTGTATATGCATCTACAAGAGTCCTTTGCGCTATTGGGGCATTACAACAGGGCCCAAAGTTTTTGAGCTTTATCGATAGAAGTGGACGTCCAATGGGGTGTTTGATAGTTCAATTTGCCTTCGGATTATTAGCTTACTTGATTTGTATACCAGGCAAAAATGTTCCAGCACAGATTTTTGATTGGCTATTGAGTTTGTCTGGCTTAAGTGCTTTATTCACTtatatatcaattaatgtTTGTCAATTGCGATTCAATTGTGCTTTGAAACATCGAGCAAGGATACCCAAAGACGAATTGTTGTACGTGTCACCATTATGGTGCTCGTGGTATGGAATATTCGCCATAATAGCAATATTGGCATTACAATTCTGGGCCGCTTTGTTTCCACCTGGCGCAGGAAAAGCTGACGTCGAAAGCTTTTTCAAGATATATCTTGGTGGTCCTATATTATTCTTGTGCTGGTTAGGTCATAAATTGTACTCTTATTGGTATTTGAATGTGCCTTTAACCAAGTTCTGGTTGACCGTTGACGAGATAGACATCGATACTGGTAGAAGACAAATCGATTTGGAAACTataaaacaagaaatcgcagaagaaaaaatcgTCATGGAAAGCAAACCGTGGTGGTATAGATTATATAAAACTTTTTGTTAG
- a CDS encoding uncharacterized protein (Ortholog of C. parapsilosis CDC317 : CPAR2_502850, Candida tenuis NRRL Y-1498 : CANTEDRAFT_135869, Debaryomyces hansenii CBS767 : DEHA2F18260g and Pichia stipitis Pignal : psti_CGOB_00119), with the protein MIPKVNRWKIGLISGAVVVGAGYLILKTFPHIFAKEEDDDESDNVVVHREVDENPNKPIELFESEETFEKS; encoded by the coding sequence ATGATTCCAAAAGTAAATAGATGGAAAATCGGGTTGATATCTGGTGCTGTGGTGGTTGGTGCTGGCTATCTTATTCTTAAGACATTCCCCCATATTTTTGCAAAGGAAGAAGACGACGATGAAAGTGATAATGTCGTTGTGCACAGAGAAGTAGATGAGAATCCTAATAAGCCAATCGAATTGTTTGAATCAGAAGAAACTTTTGAAAAGAGCTAG
- the HTB1 gene encoding histone H2B (Histone H2B; induced by adherence to polystyrene; amphotericin B, caspofungin repressed; flucytosine, fluconazole induced; Efg1 regulated; slow growth, increased white-to opaque switch in ectopic expression strains; Spider biofilm repressed), with the protein MAPKAEKKPASKAPAEKKPAAKKTASTDGAKKRTKARKETYSSYIYKVLKQTHPDTGISQKAMSIMNSFVNDIFERIATEASKLAAYNKKSTISAREIQTAVRLILPGELAKHAVSEGTRAVTKYSSASS; encoded by the coding sequence ATGGCCCCAAAAGCAGAAAAGAAACCAGCTTCCAAAGCTCCAGCTGAAAAGAAACCAGCTGCTAAGAAAACCGCTTCCACCGATGGTGCTAAAAAGAGAACCAAAGCTAGAAAAGAAACTTATTCctcatatatatataaagttttgaaacaaaCACATCCAGACACTGGTATCTCCCAAAAGGCCATGTCAATTATGAATTCGTTTGTTAACGATATTTTCGAAAGAATTGCCACCGAAGCCTCCAAATTAGCTGCTTACAATAAAAAATCCACAATTTCCGCTAGAGAAATCCAAACTGCTGTTAGATTAATTTTGCCAGGTGAATTGGCCAAACATGCCGTTTCCGAAGGTACCAGAGCCGTCACAAAATACTCATCTGCTTCTAGTTAG
- a CDS encoding uncharacterized protein (Protein of unknown function; Spider biofilm induced) — translation MSEPAANSQYDTHLSPQQQQQQKHKYLSSSDSEASPPTRNMVKKVNKGFSLFSRKLQTERRKIALKYFLNYLIMGVGVLAIFSIYWGSFYGINGRIKNLKMLVVIEDDSIINGLNPVFGDNLKEILQTPEAKTKGNWKIYNSTEFAQIASKSNRTAEQEIMHQIHHQKYWASLHVMPNASYNYFNAMSQGDANYDPVKNTVHSIYETGRDFNGMTQFVIPSINGVENIWLSRQPNMTFDIVRNVTIDSAVKSKLLAQPIRFEIVDPVPWNDPILIGPFHDLQIYMTILTLLQFEFFSPIHKEVSKLGLKRGHYMIYRFTASILSFFILSLFCCLVTLAFQVDLTVTYGRAGFVVYWMIAFMTMWALGSVNEIVAMLLITFYPPLVQFWLLFWIICNITPTFTPMAVIPKFFRYGYALPIHNSYEATKTVFFRTYKAQLGRNFGILAAWFAVLSIIFPIIVYYFITTTNKTFEQQVCAVVHERNQLETEDYQEYDRNEKRTNNY, via the coding sequence ATGTCAGAGCCAGCAGCAAATTCACAATATGACACCCATTTGAGcccacaacaacaacaacaacaaaagcaCAAGTACTTGTCAAGCAGTGACTCCGAAGCCTCACCCCCAACACGAAATATGGTCAAAAAAGTTAACAAAGGCTTCTCTTTATTTAGTAGAAAATTGCAAACCGAAAGAAGGAAAATTGCATTAAAGTATTTCTTGAACTATTTAATCATGGGAGTTGGTGTTCTAGCAATATTCTCGATCTACTGGGGCTCCTTTTATGGAATAAATGGCAggataaaaaatttgaaaatgttaGTGGTAATAGAAGATGACTCCATAATAAATGGACTAAACCCTGTCTTCGGTgacaatttgaaagaaattcTACAGACCCCTGAAGCAAAGACCAAGGgcaattggaaaatataCAACTCAACCGAATTTGCTCAGATAGCGTCAAAATCCAACCGGACTGCGGAACAAGAAATTATGCaccaaattcatcatcaaaagTATTGGGCATCACTCCATGTGATGCCAAACGCCTCCTACAACTATTTCAATGCCATGTCACAGGGAGATGCCAATTATGATCCTGTTAAAAACACAGTCCATTCGATTTATGAAACAGGAAGGGATTTCAATGGAATGACTCAATTCGTCATCCCTTCCATCAATGGCGTGGAAAACATATGGCTAAGCAGACAACCCAACATGACTTTCGATATAGTTCGCAATGTCACTATCGATTCCGCCGTAAAACTGAAACTACTTGCCCAGCCAattagatttgaaattgtcgATCCAGTACCATGGAACGACCCTATTCTAATTGGACCTTTTCATGATCTTCAAATCTATATGACTATTTTGACCTTATTGCAATTTGAGTTTTTCAGTCCAATTCACAAGGAAGTGTCTAAATTGGGATTAAAGAGGGGTCATTACATGATTTATCGCTTCACAGCATCTATATTGTCGTTTTTCATATTGAGTTTATTTTGCTGCTTGGTGACATTGGCTTTCCAAGTTGATCTCACGGTTACATATGGGAGAGCTGGGTTTGTGGTTTATTGGATGATTGCTTTCATGACAATGTGGGCTCTTGGCTCTGTAAATGAAATTGTCGCGATGTTGCTTATTACATTTTACCCTCCACTAGTTCAATTCTGGTTGCTATTTTGGATAATTTGCAATATCACCCCCACATTCACGCCAATGGCCGTAATTCCAAAGTTCTTCAGATATGGGTATGCATTGCCCATCCATAATTCCTATGAAGCCACTAAAACAGTATTCTTCAGGACATATAAGGCACAATTGGGAAGAAACTTTGGCATATTAGCAGCTTGGTTTGCTGTTTTAAGCATAATCTTCCCCATCATTGTCTATTATTTTATAACAACCACGAACAAGACCTTTGAGCAACAAGTTTGTGCTGTAGTTCATGAGAGGAACCAACTTGAAACTGAGGACTATCAGGAATATGACCGAAATGAGAAAAGGACAAACAATTACTAA